The Mytilus galloprovincialis chromosome 3, xbMytGall1.hap1.1, whole genome shotgun sequence genomic interval tcatttagcctaagtttggctgaaattgatacagcagtttcaaaggagaagattttttaaagtaagtcaacatgatgaacaaattgtgaaaaaagtttttaaagggcaataactccttaagaggtcaattgacaattttggtcaaattgacttatttgtagatcttactttgctgatcatttttgctgtttacagtttatctttatctataataatattcaagataatgaccaaaaactgcaaaatttccttaaaattaccaattaagtggcagcaacccaacaatggtttgtttgattcatctgaaaatttcagggctgatagatcttgacctaatgaacatttttaccccatgtcagatttgctctaaatgctttcgtttttgagatataagccaaaaactgcatttgacccctatgttctattttaagtaacggtggccatgttttttgacggatcaaaaatctaaggacacactttgtgcaggataatctaaagaacaatcatgctaagtttcatccaaatccattcagtagtttcagaggagaagattttttaaagttagcaaatatgatgaacaaattgtgaaaaattgccattaaaggacaataaccccttaaggggtcaattgacaattttggtcatattaacttatttgtagatcttactttgctgatcatttttgctgtttacagtttatctttatctataataatattcaagataatgaccaaaaactgcaaaatttccttaaaattaccaattaagtggcagcaacccaacaatggtttgtttgattcatctgaaaatttcagggctgatagatcttgacctaatgaacatttttaccccatgtcagatttgctctaaatgctttcgttttcgagatataagccaaaaactgcatttgacccctatgttctattttaggtaacggcggccatgttttttgacggatcaaaaatcgaagcgcacactttgtgcaggatactctaaggaacaatcatgctaagtttcattcaaatccattcagtagtttcagaggagaagatgtttgaaaaattgttaacgacgacagacgacgacgacgacgacgacggacgccaagtgataagaaaagctcacatggccttttaggccaggtgagctaaaaaagcttcatcagcaacattttatattggcaaatttccaatgaagttatttacataaagttattggcaaataaaaatagaaaatgacatcatagtcatgtctggcaaatttccaacatatatcatcaactactattctatacaaagaaagaaaactccaattgaaaatttcttgctattgcacaatattgtgcaattagatatttcttgctattgtgcaatactgtgcaattgaaaatttcttgctattgcacaatacttgatatggaatcctgatttggaccaacttgaaaactgggcccataatcaaaaatcaaagtacatatttagataaagcatatcaaataagcccaagaatttaatttttgttaaaatcaaacttagtttaattttggaccctttggaccttaatgtagaccaatttgaaaactggaccaaaaattaagaatctacatacacagttagatttggcatatcaaagaacccatttattcaatttttgatgaaatcaaacaaagtttaattttggacccccatttggaccaacttgaaaactaggccaataattaaaaatctaagtacatttttaaattcagcatatcaaagaaccccaaggattcaatttttgttaaaatcaaactaagtttaattttggaccctttggaccttaatgtagaccaatttgaaaacgggaccaaaaattaagaatctacatacatagttagattcggcatatcaaagaaccccaattattcaatttttgatgaaatcacacaaagttcaattttggaccctttgggccccttattcctaaactgttaggaccaaaactcccaaaatcaaacccaaccttccttttatggtcataaaccttgtgtttaaatttcatagatttctatttacttatactaaagttatggtgcaaaaaccaaaaataatgcttatttgggcccctttttggcccctaattcataaactgttaggagtaaaactcccaaaatcaaacctaaccttccttttatggtcataaaccttgtgtttaaatttcatagatttctatttacttatactaaagttatggtgcaaaaaccaaaaataatgcttatttgggcccttttttggcccttaattcctaaactgttggaaccaaaactcccaaaatcaatcccaaccttccttttgtggtcataaaccttgtgtcaaaatttcatagatttctattcacttaaactaaagttatagtgcgaaaaccaagaaaatgcttatttgggccctttttggcccctaattcctaaaatgttgggaccaaaactcccaaaatcaatcccaaccttcctttggtggtcataaaccttgtgttaaaatttcatgatttctattcacttttactaaagttagaatgcgaaaactaaaagtatttggacgacgacgacgacgcagacgacatagcaatatacgaccaaaaaattaaaatttttgcggtcgtataaaaactgaatgctttaatttttttttatacttttcatCTTTTACGACTTTtttcaatgggagataactcaaaaacTTTTTATGTAGAAATAAAAGTATTCCATAAACCAGTATACATGTTTTATACATATCTGAACAAAAGTGTGCAATCACTCATTTAGACTTTTGTTCAAAATAACAGTTATGAAtgaaaccatttttttctttaagttgtgtattacattataaatattttatttttcttaattgaacaggcacttgtctctgagaattactatacatgtattattaacagGGTTTATGTATACTAGGTAAGGAATAATTGTGTGTATACATTTTTTCCAATTGTCcaatatttttatgtatatttagatcaataaatatgataaagaaaaaaaaaagactttttaacCATAATTCTACTCCTATCTGAATGAATCTGATATCTATTTATTTTAAGGAAGCACTTGTTTTAATTTATACTTATTAATATTTGGCAACTATAGTTACAGTGAAAGTGggtaaaaacttaaaattaaggGGAATTAATTCAAATACTGTAAGGGTGTTCagatttgtatgaaatttttgcATTTTCAACCTTAAGATATTGGAACAATGgcaaaaaatgataaattaagtTTTCAGGAGTAGTTGCTCAAAAAAAAGGTTCACATAATTTTCTCAAATTAAAAAAGACTTCAAAGATAGAACTTGTTGAGCTGGGCTGGCCATTAATACCCTTCAATTTCTTTTATCTAACTGCTTTGGATGTTTTAATTTACAATGTGCAGGATGATGGACTAACAAACAAGCAGACACTACCCTGACACTTAATAGTAGGAGTATGACTTTCAAAAGACCTCAGTATTCTAAGTAGGGAGAGTTAAAGACCGTATTTTACCTTTGGTTTGTTTGCTGTCCCTTTCAAATCTCTGCctcctgcaaaataaaattactaattttataactcttttaaaaatgcCATTATGGTCAATATTACTAGATAACTACCAAAATTTCTTCCAAGAAGCATTTTACGAATATTGCATTGTTGACCTGCAGAGGTCTTCTCTGTTTTTAtgttgttgttgtgttgctgtctaaCTGACCTATACCTTTTATCAATatgaatttaatcaattactgATTTCTAATTAGTTTATAGCATTCTGCATGGTGTCTGTACCTAGACACTGAAGAAACAGTCTTGTCCATTATTTCAATTAAACCGTATTTTTCCCATTTTATCCGAAAAAATGTGCCTTCACAGGggtgttgtgagcacttgtccctgggcaagtaaaactgtaaattttacttgtccggaaaaaaagttacttgccctgatggtcccaataaatattgtagtattttattgttagctaatatatgattcttagcaCTGTTTTGCATCCCAAACAAATCAGTGAAATCAATTggtttatatgtgtaaaaatttaggAATGTTGGAAATGGGTTTAtaacatcaatgggacagaaactCAAAAGCAAACCAActaaatgaaatgacatgtaaaggacaagTTTGCAgcattgttttttaataaaaattgtagccagtaggtacactGCGTATACTTAATTTAGAGGACAGTGAGTGAAGAAATGGAAACTAAATAATAGATTAACTAGTTATTTCTATCAACTGACACACTTGGTTTTTTGTTGATAGTTGAACACTTATATTTACCACTTAGACAACACATAAGGTTGCCTTTGATCTATAattaagataaaaacaacaagaatgtgtcctcagtacacgaatgccccactcgcactatcattttctatgttcagtggaccgtgaaattggggtaaaatctctaatttggcattaaaattagaaagatcatatcatagggaacatgtgtaccaagtttgaagtcgattggacttcaacttcatcaaaaactacctcgaccaaaaactttaacctgaagcgggacagacggacgaacggacgaacgaacggacggacggacgcacagaccagaaaacataatgcccctctactatcgtaggtggggcataaaaattattaTCTGAATTTCTTTCCAAGGGGTATCCTGATATCCACAATGTCTGATATTCTCgcttccatatttttttttatatacacctTGACCATCTCTGTTTGCGTTTCATGCTTTCGACTTGACTCATcattctttttgtcttgcttgcccgATGTTTTATTAAGTATTCATCAATCTGAATCTCATTCAAAATCTTAAGAAATGACACTTCCGGTGAATAGTGGATAAAACAtaatcgacgatcccgggtcaatggacaaagccaatgcaatatTACGCGACTCGGGTTTGCATACCTATTTTTACTCATTTTGGCAATCGATCTATTTCCGGAGTTATGTAATATTTATTgacatgaacattgatgtttttacttaaatatatgtttttactcGCTGattattggtttcttttacataaattaaacctctttaaacattttgaaattaatcctatatttttgttgaatttgaactttgtcttgtatattattttacttgtccacgggcaaccaagacaaaaataattacttgtccgggtgttaaaatgtacgagtcgggcgagtcgggcatagcatttccacaccacTGCTTCAAAATAGCTTAGAAACCTTTTTTGTAAGTGGGTTCAAATTGAGGGCATAAAAGTAAAtccatttaaaatttgacaaGGGAAAAAGTGAATAATCTTTATTATTCCTTTAATTTTAGTTAATCAACATTAGCCACCTAGTCAATATTGTCTTCATATACACCAGAGAGAGCAATAGAAAATGATCCATCTTGTCCAGCATGGATTCCTGCTACTGTAGGCCTACAAATCACAAAATATTATCTTCAGTTAATTATCAGGAGGAATAACAAGTATGGCGCTAccaaaacttacaaaaccttctacaccatttggtctctggtggagagttgtttcattggtgaccctaccacatcttcttattttcatacaaCAAACTAAGCATTCTGATATCATTGTGTGCCTTACCTGTTCTGCATTTAATTAGAATTCAAGATTGGAATTGATAATTcttaacaaaatcattttatttcataatattcTCTTTGAAATTGGGGGTTGATGGACTCCATaaagatttattaatatttaagcCAAAATTAGAATAAACAGGTTTGCTTGCCATAGCCTGACTGACCTGATTTCAGATGATTTGGAAATTTCTTTAATTTCCATTCACCTAAATCTTAGTTTCAATGTGATTGGAACAAATGGAAATAAATTCACCATTCTAAAAGGATTTCTATAATATTCTGACTGTCTGGATGATAAATGATGGAAGTTAGTATGGTGATACAGGTATCATACAAGTAAACCAAACACATATTAAGTTAGGAAccatattttgtttgaaaatcaAGCAATAATTTGAGCATCAAAATCTCAGTGTGGTCCTTGTATTGGATTTTGTAAGGAGTTTGACTTTTCTACTTCTAACATTCtaatgaaaaaacataaaattttcaaatgattttttgctTTAGCATTATTAATGAGAACATCCAAACCTGTGTATGCCATCACGACAGCATTCCATTCTTGTGGCCCATACTGTTCCTACTTCCACACCtaaaatgcaaagaaaacaaCATGGTAATTcaaatttgtaaatgataaaatataccGTCTGAACAAAAACAATGGCCACTTGTCCAAATAAGAGAAATTATGTTTTCAATTATCATTGTATTATGAGTGTACTTTTTGCTATGTGTTACCATACTTATCAATTAACCACTTCTATGACTATTACAGTATAGAAACATGACCTCCAGTTGACTTATAAATGTCTTCTGTTTTTGCATAGTTTGTTATCTGTCTCTAGACTTTCATTTAGGATAATTTCTCTTGTGTAGTTAATACATGAATAAGATTTCGGCAAAATAATCCCAAAAAACATTGAAGGAAGAGAGAACATTTACACTGTATTACAAAACCAGATGATGCCACAAATTAAGATGCTTTGACTTTTTTAACTTTAGTTGCAGATTAAAAACTGACAGAAATGTTACAATAATTAGACTAACAAAGGAACAAGAAAAACAGGTATGCCTCCTCCTAAGAAATTTGGATAAACTGTATAACATATTACCTGGAACTGCTCCGTAAAAATTTGGTCTATTTGGTGCAACTTTGGCCGGAGCATCATTCTCTTCAATCCATTGGTCAACTTCTTCCTTTAATTCTGTTTCTGTTGGCActtccttttaaaatataaataatcttGTCAGTTTGTAAATTCAAACTTTTTATATGCAtctcaatattatatttttatacttataaaactaacaaaagttataatttttatttaaaatagataCTAGATTCGTGCACCAAGCACAGTTTATGCAAATTTTGTTAGTTAGCTATAACCATCactcaatatatatatcatttataattttttttatgttcatctATTGGATATTTCCAAGGTTGTGCTCGAATCCactttgctttttattttttctaataagAAGTGATTAAAAAATTGATAACTATAAAGCCAGTCCCTTTAGGACTTTGATTGTTTAAGGCAATGTTTACCCCAAAACATACCATCTGTTACTAAAATCTCAcactgatttatttttaattgatctCTTAGTCAACCAATATATATCACAATATggctttaaaacaaataaaatagttCAACCATGTATAAAttaaacaacaaaagaaagagtTATAATTGCACAATATTAAGTCCTTAAAAATGCATGGCTATCATTCCAATTAGATATCAGAATTGCTTTTGTggaaatttccaacatatatatGTACCTTTCCCTTAACACGAGCTGAATGTCTCCGACTTCCCCTCAAAGATCCAGAATTTTCTGGGTCTAATTCAACATGCTTCTTTGCTGGTCGACTAGAAGTGCTGTCTTCTGCTTTTCTCTTGTTACCACGAATACCCTTCTTGAAGCTGACTTTCGGTAAGGATTTGTACTGAAATTGAAAATCATCTAGATCAAGTTTATTTACTTTAACTGGAAAATACAACTCTTTTAGTACAATATGACATAAATTTCTGACCCTCTCACTGTAAAGAAGTATCCAAGTAGGTCAATGTTGTTTTCCcagaattaaataaaatttaaattgcatGATCTATCTTTTTTCATACTTTGTTATTAAATCTCAGTGAATGTTGGTTTGTCCACAATAAAATTTCCCTTCTTGAATTATTTATGAGATcttataataaatacacattgcTGAAACTGCTTTTTATCAAAATTAGCTAAACTGGTAGCATGTCTGCAGCAGTTATTGTTAAAGTGGTAACCAGGCCAATACTTCTTCCATCAAAATAGATAGTTATGCTATTTTTACAATGTTTTCAGGGATTTATGGTTAAATATGgctagttaaaacatattttaatggtttgtggttcattagtgtttctcgttttttttatgtaGATAAGACCGTTagctttcctgtttgaatgattttaaactAGTCATTTATTTTGGCCCTTTTAA includes:
- the LOC143068468 gene encoding uncharacterized protein LOC143068468, which codes for MIINIRIEYWRLTMPANEYEQVRLKNLEDNRRILAEIGLINPYKSLPKVSFKKGIRGNKRKAEDSTSSRPAKKHVELDPENSGSLRGSRRHSARVKGKEVPTETELKEEVDQWIEENDAPAKVAPNRPNFYGAVPGVEVGTVWATRMECCRDGIHRPTVAGIHAGQDGSFSIALSGVYEDNID